From Gimesia panareensis, the proteins below share one genomic window:
- a CDS encoding neutral/alkaline non-lysosomal ceramidase N-terminal domain-containing protein has translation MKPTLAPLLLACLALLIPNRSEAELQVGATIMDVTPVKLPVLVNGSMRSRSVDTVYTKINARAIVVADGEERLAIVVVDSCMMTRPFLDEVKKLAAQKTKIPADHMLISATHAHSVPASMGCLGTSADPEYTPFLRGKLVDAIVAAEKNLEPAQIGWGVGNAAKFTALRRWIKRPDRISNDPFGNPTVRATMHAGRNWDDVIGESGPEDPDLSIISFQSKEGRPIALLANFSMHYFGDRSLSADYFGLYCNGLQKEIGKKLPKDAPQFVAIMSHGCSGDIYRRDYTKPQDQWAFTDDINEYSSELVKLTLGVYKNIEYRKDADVEMAENRTQLKYRVPNKQLLEWSQKIVEKLGDKLPQTQEEIYAREQIMLHERQSTEVVTQALRIGDIAIATTPNETYALSGLKVKGQSPLPQTMVIELANGGDGYIPPPEQHLLGGYNTWAARSAGLEVLAEPRIVESDIELLEKVANQPRRFYQQSRGPAVETILGFKPAAYWRLDEFNGPRARDLSGNQRDGIYEPAIAYFLEGARSKSFCTGTETNRAVHFAGNRLQTRVNDLGDQFTVSLWIWNGIPLDARDISGWMFSQGPNHGLAAYGDHLGLGGKQHPGKLVYMNGTDRKLHAGKTEVERWTWNHVALVRDGNSLTVYLNGKPEIELESKPGAAGVQLEQLFFGGRTDNDSNWEGRLDEIAVFDRALKADEVSQLAK, from the coding sequence ATGAAACCGACTCTCGCCCCCCTCCTGCTTGCCTGTCTTGCTTTGCTGATCCCGAACCGTTCCGAAGCGGAACTGCAGGTCGGCGCTACAATCATGGATGTCACCCCCGTCAAGCTGCCTGTGCTCGTCAATGGCAGCATGCGGAGCCGGAGCGTCGATACCGTCTACACGAAAATCAATGCCCGGGCGATTGTTGTCGCTGATGGGGAAGAACGGCTGGCGATCGTGGTCGTCGACAGTTGTATGATGACGCGTCCTTTTCTGGATGAAGTCAAAAAACTGGCCGCACAGAAAACCAAAATCCCGGCTGATCACATGCTGATCTCGGCCACGCATGCCCACTCGGTCCCGGCCAGCATGGGCTGCCTGGGAACCAGTGCCGACCCCGAATACACACCCTTCCTCCGCGGCAAGCTGGTCGATGCCATCGTCGCTGCCGAAAAGAACCTCGAACCGGCTCAGATCGGCTGGGGCGTAGGAAACGCGGCCAAGTTCACGGCACTGCGTCGCTGGATTAAACGTCCCGATCGGATCAGCAACGATCCCTTCGGCAACCCGACCGTGCGAGCGACTATGCACGCCGGTCGCAACTGGGACGATGTGATCGGCGAATCCGGTCCCGAAGATCCCGATCTGTCGATAATCTCCTTCCAGTCGAAAGAGGGACGTCCGATCGCATTGCTGGCGAATTTTTCAATGCACTACTTTGGTGACCGTTCGTTGAGCGCCGATTATTTCGGTCTGTACTGTAACGGTCTGCAGAAAGAGATTGGCAAGAAGCTCCCCAAGGACGCACCCCAGTTCGTCGCGATCATGTCGCATGGCTGCAGTGGTGACATTTACCGCCGCGACTACACGAAGCCGCAGGATCAGTGGGCGTTTACGGATGACATCAACGAGTACTCCAGTGAACTGGTCAAGCTGACCCTGGGCGTTTACAAAAACATCGAATACCGGAAAGACGCCGATGTCGAGATGGCGGAAAACCGGACGCAGTTGAAATACCGGGTTCCCAACAAACAGCTGCTCGAATGGTCCCAGAAGATTGTCGAGAAGCTGGGCGACAAACTTCCCCAGACGCAGGAAGAGATCTATGCCCGCGAACAGATCATGCTGCACGAGCGGCAGTCGACCGAAGTTGTCACACAAGCACTCCGCATCGGCGACATTGCGATCGCGACCACTCCCAATGAAACTTATGCTCTGTCCGGTCTGAAAGTAAAAGGACAAAGCCCGCTGCCACAGACGATGGTCATCGAACTGGCCAACGGAGGCGACGGCTACATCCCGCCTCCCGAACAGCATCTGCTCGGCGGTTACAATACCTGGGCGGCCCGTTCGGCCGGACTCGAAGTTCTGGCGGAGCCCCGCATCGTGGAATCTGATATTGAACTGCTCGAGAAAGTTGCCAATCAACCCCGCCGCTTCTATCAGCAGAGTCGGGGCCCCGCTGTGGAAACGATCCTGGGATTTAAACCGGCTGCTTACTGGCGACTGGACGAATTCAACGGTCCGCGGGCCCGCGATCTGTCAGGCAACCAGCGGGACGGCATCTACGAACCGGCGATTGCCTACTTCCTGGAAGGTGCCCGTTCGAAGTCCTTCTGTACGGGAACCGAAACCAACCGGGCGGTCCACTTCGCCGGTAACCGTCTGCAGACCCGCGTGAATGATCTGGGCGATCAGTTCACGGTCTCACTCTGGATCTGGAACGGCATCCCGCTTGACGCCCGCGACATCAGCGGCTGGATGTTCTCCCAAGGGCCTAATCATGGGCTGGCCGCCTATGGTGATCACCTGGGTCTCGGTGGCAAACAACATCCGGGGAAACTGGTCTACATGAACGGCACCGATCGTAAGCTGCACGCTGGTAAGACCGAGGTCGAGCGCTGGACCTGGAATCATGTGGCACTTGTCCGTGACGGGAATTCGCTGACCGTCTATCTCAATGGTAAACCGGAAATCGAACTGGAGTCGAAGCCGGGTGCTGCAGGTGTTCAACTGGAACAGCTCTTCTTCGGGGGGCGGACGGATAACGACTCCAACTGGGAAGGCCGTCTGGATGAAATCGCGGTCTTCGATCGTGCTCTCAAAGCGGACGAAGTCAGCCAGCTGGCAAAGTAA
- a CDS encoding tetratricopeptide repeat protein, which produces MTEPDLSTTDRRLRRLFLLIVIASFVLTPVASPDIWWQLSRGQTVMADLSAPGPILAAGDPVSEADWLGGLPFFLSWMIAGFSGLMLLKFFGVGLLLYLMMRRYESQLKWVAFALVLITLLAANTAWQPTPRLLDCWFVFLTWIATARWSQSPTKQNVILVLLSLVAWANLAPLCLLGIGVVAVVPWLSGMQTEPTVTRKQAGLLFASAVLALMLTPRGWYTLSDSLTQLIPALFYAQDLLATTVWQPAFEQGLTIETVGLGILTLVTACYLIFYSTGWIESVAFLVFAVPAWLNADAVPPCSIGIALLLGRSLVAHPYPIQLLKAKEFLSPAVGRLLLIVGLFILSWKAAAGALPGQSQRLGWGVDPELDITLLGQAIGPLDYEGTAHCMDIASAGMLSWIKADHKIRPYLTHRQALVQGRLFDELSLNRELADGWMLQKPRITGDWGGWWVRMKERDCQLLLIPNGDTRTIRALVESRWQPMSVDASVIPFGWSGELLSSPQIVKLLPVKEFLNRKQWTYSLPDPSGTPECADWWGMLTGLPNLKPALLQARTFRAMKLYTAALRVLHPLLQHYDSPEVKREFELCQKELAFQEQLDTGAPSQLRLQAWQQTRQTDEFPLAQAGPGFKGNHSPPDSVSQPLESAIEQYTHGDCSQAIAALTANDSESLYAKAQLLLESGDPDAAAAVFRELIQRHPQDRLVVPSQNMLDSLP; this is translated from the coding sequence ATGACTGAACCTGACCTGTCGACAACAGACCGGAGACTGCGCCGGCTCTTTCTGCTGATCGTCATCGCCAGTTTCGTACTGACGCCGGTCGCGTCGCCGGATATCTGGTGGCAGTTGAGCCGGGGACAGACGGTCATGGCGGACCTATCGGCTCCGGGGCCGATCCTGGCTGCAGGCGATCCCGTCTCCGAAGCAGACTGGCTGGGCGGGCTCCCCTTTTTTCTCAGCTGGATGATTGCCGGCTTTTCGGGTCTGATGCTGCTGAAGTTTTTTGGCGTGGGGCTGTTGCTGTATCTCATGATGCGGCGCTATGAATCACAACTGAAGTGGGTCGCCTTTGCGCTGGTTCTGATCACACTGCTGGCTGCGAATACAGCCTGGCAACCGACGCCCCGGCTGCTGGATTGCTGGTTTGTCTTTTTGACCTGGATTGCAACGGCCCGCTGGAGCCAGTCACCCACGAAACAGAATGTAATCCTTGTACTGCTCTCCCTGGTCGCGTGGGCCAACCTGGCACCGCTCTGTCTGCTGGGAATCGGTGTGGTAGCGGTCGTCCCCTGGCTCTCCGGTATGCAGACCGAGCCAACCGTCACCCGCAAACAGGCGGGCCTGTTGTTCGCTTCAGCCGTGCTGGCACTGATGCTCACACCCCGGGGCTGGTACACTCTCTCTGATTCTCTGACACAACTGATCCCGGCGCTGTTTTATGCCCAGGATCTGCTGGCGACGACCGTCTGGCAGCCGGCCTTCGAACAGGGACTGACGATCGAAACAGTCGGTCTGGGAATCCTGACACTCGTGACCGCCTGCTATCTGATCTTTTACTCCACCGGCTGGATAGAAAGTGTGGCCTTTCTGGTGTTCGCGGTTCCCGCCTGGCTGAACGCCGATGCGGTGCCCCCCTGCTCAATCGGCATCGCCCTGCTACTGGGACGCAGCCTGGTAGCGCATCCCTATCCGATTCAGCTGCTGAAAGCCAAAGAATTCCTCTCCCCTGCAGTGGGGCGTCTACTGCTGATTGTCGGACTTTTCATTCTCAGCTGGAAAGCGGCTGCAGGTGCACTGCCTGGTCAGTCACAACGGCTGGGCTGGGGCGTCGATCCCGAGTTGGATATCACCCTGCTGGGACAAGCCATCGGTCCGCTCGACTACGAGGGGACCGCGCATTGTATGGACATCGCCTCCGCCGGCATGCTCAGCTGGATCAAAGCCGATCACAAAATTCGTCCCTACCTCACACACAGGCAGGCCCTGGTGCAGGGACGGTTATTTGATGAACTCTCGTTGAACCGAGAACTCGCGGACGGATGGATGCTGCAGAAGCCCCGGATTACCGGTGACTGGGGCGGCTGGTGGGTCCGCATGAAAGAACGGGACTGCCAGCTGCTGCTGATTCCTAACGGTGATACCCGCACCATTCGCGCCCTGGTCGAAAGTCGCTGGCAGCCGATGTCGGTTGACGCCTCTGTGATACCGTTTGGTTGGTCTGGAGAACTGCTCAGCAGTCCCCAGATTGTGAAACTGCTGCCCGTCAAAGAATTTTTGAACCGCAAACAGTGGACCTATTCCCTGCCCGATCCGAGCGGGACGCCAGAATGTGCCGACTGGTGGGGCATGCTGACCGGACTGCCCAATCTGAAGCCGGCGCTGCTGCAGGCGCGGACCTTTCGTGCCATGAAACTCTATACGGCTGCATTACGCGTGTTGCATCCCCTGCTGCAACATTACGATTCACCAGAAGTGAAACGTGAATTTGAGCTCTGCCAGAAAGAACTGGCTTTCCAGGAGCAACTGGATACCGGCGCGCCCAGCCAGTTGCGTCTGCAAGCCTGGCAGCAGACCAGACAGACGGATGAGTTCCCGCTCGCCCAGGCGGGGCCGGGATTCAAAGGAAATCACAGTCCGCCGGATTCGGTTTCACAACCCCTGGAAAGTGCCATTGAACAGTATACTCACGGGGACTGTTCGCAGGCGATCGCAGCCTTGACTGCTAATGACAGCGAGAGCCTGTATGCGAAAGCGCAGCTGCTGCTCGAATCAGGCGATCCAGATGCCGCAGCTGCGGTTTTTCGTGAATTGATTCAGCGACACCCCCAGGACCGGCTGGTCGTCCCCAGTCAGAACATGTTGGATTCACTGCCATGA
- a CDS encoding multiheme c-type cytochrome, giving the protein MIRKYPFVIPLSILLLACLSGAALYLHGSQQTTEFVPHVRSTHKPVQSRQCCECHDKFCQQFEGAPHLRTLRKATDPGVLEKFVDREVTLKENGHTYRFYQEDDALWVDCDSYPAPVRIDWVFGSGMHAMTPVSLFPNEQGESELLQHIVSWYPSGKLGITLGLQELVHEQTGINALGEVSSHAKTQNCFGCHAAWLGDTPGEIKSSDIIPGVSCVRCHLNGEEHIKAVERGEKDLKLTKWSNLSPLESINRCGECHRRFDQLEADEIHPANELLFRFAPIGMSQSPCFMKQTDVKLADGKTARFDCTTCHNPHQQASRDPEYYRQICLNCHSDLKDHAPVCSKESMQSQCLQCHMPAVEVHDNLSFTDHWIRVRERDKERFPEFQLQQSN; this is encoded by the coding sequence ATGATCCGGAAGTACCCGTTTGTAATTCCATTGTCGATCCTGCTGCTGGCCTGCCTGTCAGGTGCCGCCCTGTATCTGCACGGATCACAGCAGACAACGGAGTTCGTTCCGCATGTACGTTCGACACACAAGCCGGTGCAGTCCCGTCAGTGCTGCGAGTGCCATGACAAATTCTGTCAACAGTTCGAGGGGGCTCCCCACCTGCGCACACTCAGAAAAGCCACCGATCCCGGTGTGCTGGAGAAGTTTGTCGACCGGGAAGTCACACTCAAAGAGAACGGGCACACGTATCGATTCTATCAAGAGGACGACGCGCTGTGGGTCGACTGCGACAGCTATCCCGCGCCGGTGCGGATTGACTGGGTCTTCGGATCCGGGATGCACGCCATGACACCGGTCTCCCTGTTTCCCAATGAGCAGGGAGAATCTGAACTGCTGCAGCACATCGTCTCCTGGTACCCCTCGGGCAAGCTGGGAATCACACTGGGCCTCCAGGAACTGGTTCACGAGCAGACCGGTATCAATGCGCTGGGCGAAGTCAGTTCCCATGCGAAGACACAGAACTGTTTTGGCTGTCATGCTGCCTGGCTGGGAGATACGCCAGGAGAAATCAAATCGTCCGACATCATCCCCGGTGTGTCGTGCGTGCGTTGTCATCTGAATGGCGAAGAACATATCAAGGCAGTCGAACGGGGTGAGAAGGATCTGAAACTGACGAAATGGAGCAATCTATCGCCGCTGGAATCGATCAACCGCTGTGGGGAATGCCATCGCCGGTTCGACCAGCTGGAGGCGGATGAGATTCATCCTGCCAACGAGCTGCTGTTCCGCTTTGCGCCGATCGGCATGTCTCAAAGTCCCTGTTTCATGAAACAGACGGACGTCAAACTCGCTGACGGCAAAACAGCACGCTTTGACTGCACGACCTGCCACAACCCACATCAGCAGGCGAGCCGGGATCCGGAGTACTATCGCCAGATCTGCCTGAACTGCCACAGTGATCTTAAGGACCACGCTCCGGTCTGCTCGAAAGAATCGATGCAAAGCCAGTGCCTGCAGTGTCATATGCCGGCAGTGGAAGTGCACGACAACCTTTCATTCACCGATCACTGGATTCGCGTCCGCGAGCGCGACAAAGAGCGCTTCCCGGAATTTCAATTGCAGCAGTCAAACTGA
- a CDS encoding ABC transporter permease — protein sequence MIRFSLIPWEYGIRNLFRRPLRTLLTLTGLTTVIVLVFVVVGFIRGLEHSLSVSGDPDVAILFSLGMGENLEYSSIPMRTSELVAASVGGIKEFHDRKYASPELYLGTQITLPGQQRTAMGLVRGVTPAILLVRRQVELESGRWPEPGEVLIGQLVATKLGLSPGQLAAGQSIQLEGRPWKISGTFSAGGSAFESEIWCRLDELQQAMKRQDLSLVAVTLNSPDDFADLDLFCKERLDLELQAIREVSYYQGLKKDYGPIRMLAWLIVFLVSGAGVFAGLNTLYGAVVGRTSELSTLQTIGFVRRAIVISLIQEGILLSTAASLIAALIAVLLINGVAVRFTMGAFSLQIDTVSLLIGSGVGILLGLLGAIPPALRALRLPIVEGLKSV from the coding sequence ATGATCCGTTTTTCACTGATTCCCTGGGAATATGGCATCCGGAATCTGTTCCGGCGCCCCCTGAGAACCCTGCTGACACTCACCGGCTTAACGACTGTGATCGTGCTGGTATTTGTGGTGGTCGGCTTCATTCGGGGACTCGAACACAGCCTGTCCGTCAGCGGTGATCCCGATGTCGCGATCCTGTTTTCACTGGGCATGGGGGAAAACCTCGAATACTCCTCGATCCCGATGCGCACCAGCGAACTGGTTGCTGCCAGTGTGGGTGGTATCAAAGAATTTCACGACCGAAAATACGCGTCCCCGGAACTGTATCTCGGGACACAAATCACGCTCCCCGGTCAACAGCGGACCGCGATGGGACTGGTGCGCGGTGTGACACCCGCGATTCTCCTGGTCCGGCGCCAGGTCGAACTCGAATCGGGCCGGTGGCCTGAACCAGGAGAGGTCCTCATCGGTCAGCTGGTAGCGACCAAACTGGGACTTTCTCCAGGGCAGTTAGCGGCTGGACAATCGATTCAGCTGGAAGGCCGCCCCTGGAAGATCAGCGGTACTTTCTCAGCGGGCGGGTCTGCGTTTGAATCGGAGATCTGGTGCCGCCTGGATGAACTGCAGCAGGCCATGAAACGGCAGGACCTGAGCCTGGTCGCCGTCACACTGAACTCCCCGGACGATTTCGCTGATCTGGATCTGTTCTGCAAAGAACGCCTGGATCTGGAACTCCAGGCAATCCGTGAAGTGTCTTATTACCAGGGGCTGAAGAAAGATTACGGTCCGATTCGCATGCTGGCCTGGCTGATTGTATTTCTGGTCTCCGGGGCCGGTGTATTTGCCGGCCTGAATACGTTGTATGGTGCGGTCGTCGGTCGCACCAGTGAACTGTCGACGCTGCAGACAATCGGCTTTGTCCGTCGGGCGATTGTGATCAGCCTGATCCAGGAAGGCATCCTGCTCTCGACCGCCGCCAGCCTGATCGCCGCTCTGATCGCGGTACTGTTGATCAACGGGGTCGCCGTCCGCTTTACGATGGGCGCGTTCTCGCTGCAGATCGACACCGTTTCTCTACTCATCGGCTCAGGAGTCGGTATTCTGCTGGGTCTGCTGGGGGCGATTCCCCCTGCGTTACGCGCGCTCCGACTGCCGATCGTCGAGGGTCTCAAATCTGTTTAG
- a CDS encoding efflux RND transporter periplasmic adaptor subunit, whose product MSQVDLSQLALDRSAPSRLRGHTRFRMLTRYLLPGTLLVGFAALILYASRDLIFPPRPVTVMPVIVSEAQVRHAGTPLFQAAGWVEPRPTPIRVAALAPGVVEELLVVEDQKVKQGEPIAQLVKVDAELALKNTIATEKLREAELQQAKATLKAAEVRLSQPVHLEAVLSSAQAELAKIQTQLKNLPFMTRRAKADHEFARLDHQRKKAAKGAVTQRSIDESLTQVESTAAAYEELMDRKASLIAEQTALQARCQALQTELKLLTSERKARDEAQAQVAAAAARLEQSQVAVDQARLTLDRMTIKAPVAGRVYQLVAHPGASVGNMLTQMTKFDGSTVVTMYRPEWLQIRVDVRFEDIPKVTLNQPVQIDNPALSEPVTGSVLFISSEADIQKNTLQVKVKIDKPSPLLKPEMLVDVTFLAPQHEQTEEEQDRESRIFIPRKMVQQNADGQPCVWIADQSRRIARQQTIATSSQSTGPLIEVTQGLNLSSRLISSPTTELQPGSRIRITGESDHEGN is encoded by the coding sequence ATGTCTCAAGTTGATTTATCCCAACTCGCCCTGGATCGCAGTGCGCCCTCCCGTTTACGAGGGCACACGCGGTTCCGGATGCTCACGCGGTATCTACTGCCTGGCACTCTGCTGGTCGGTTTTGCCGCGCTGATACTTTATGCCAGCCGCGATCTGATTTTTCCTCCTCGCCCTGTGACCGTAATGCCGGTGATCGTTTCTGAGGCCCAGGTCCGCCACGCCGGTACGCCCCTGTTTCAGGCAGCCGGTTGGGTGGAGCCGCGGCCGACACCGATCCGGGTAGCAGCCCTGGCTCCCGGTGTGGTAGAGGAACTGCTGGTGGTTGAAGATCAGAAAGTCAAACAGGGAGAACCGATCGCCCAACTGGTGAAAGTGGATGCCGAACTGGCATTGAAGAATACGATCGCCACAGAAAAGCTGCGAGAGGCAGAGTTGCAACAGGCCAAAGCAACTCTGAAAGCGGCTGAGGTGCGACTGTCACAGCCGGTGCATCTGGAAGCGGTGCTCAGTTCCGCGCAGGCAGAACTGGCAAAGATTCAGACCCAGTTGAAGAATCTGCCTTTCATGACCCGCCGCGCCAAAGCCGATCACGAATTTGCCCGGTTGGATCATCAGCGCAAAAAAGCGGCCAAAGGGGCGGTCACACAGAGGAGTATCGATGAATCGCTCACCCAGGTAGAATCGACCGCAGCCGCTTATGAAGAACTGATGGACCGCAAGGCTTCTCTGATTGCCGAACAGACTGCCCTGCAGGCACGTTGCCAGGCTCTGCAGACCGAGCTGAAACTGTTGACGTCCGAGCGCAAAGCCCGGGACGAGGCGCAGGCGCAGGTGGCAGCGGCAGCGGCCCGCCTGGAGCAGTCCCAGGTGGCCGTTGATCAGGCGCGACTGACTCTGGACCGAATGACGATCAAAGCTCCGGTCGCGGGGCGCGTTTATCAGCTCGTGGCGCATCCGGGTGCGAGTGTGGGAAACATGCTGACTCAGATGACCAAATTCGATGGCAGCACGGTCGTCACCATGTACCGCCCCGAGTGGTTGCAGATCCGCGTGGATGTCCGCTTCGAGGACATCCCCAAGGTGACACTGAACCAGCCGGTACAGATTGATAATCCCGCGCTGAGTGAGCCTGTCACCGGAAGCGTTCTGTTTATCAGCTCGGAAGCAGATATTCAGAAGAACACGCTGCAGGTCAAAGTCAAAATTGATAAACCCTCGCCGCTGCTCAAACCGGAAATGCTGGTGGATGTCACCTTCCTGGCACCACAACATGAGCAGACCGAAGAAGAACAGGACCGCGAATCACGAATTTTCATCCCCCGGAAGATGGTGCAACAGAATGCGGACGGACAACCCTGTGTCTGGATTGCTGACCAGAGTCGCCGAATCGCCCGGCAGCAGACCATCGCAACCAGTTCACAATCCACAGGACCGCTTATCGAGGTGACACAGGGCCTGAATCTATCGAGCCGCCTGATTTCTTCACCCACCACAGAACTGCAACCGGGGAGCCGGATCAGAATTACCGGCGAATCCGATCACGAAGGAAACTGA
- a CDS encoding ABC transporter ATP-binding protein → MPLVEIHNLTKQYHKGGETITPLDEVSLDIEQGEFLSLMGSSGTGKSTLLNLIASIDRPDSGTIIVDGVEITSLSRSQLAHWRAAHLGYIFQTHNLVPVLTAYENVELPLLLLPLSRSERRKRVEVALEAVDLLDRADHYPRQMSGGQEQRVGIARAIVKHPLIVVADEPTGDLDPETSDQILNLLKRLNRELDITMLMVTHDAEAATVADRQFYLDHGKLVQRHHEQATTLAGSGTGIEETP, encoded by the coding sequence ATGCCACTGGTAGAAATCCACAATCTGACAAAACAGTACCACAAGGGGGGCGAGACGATCACGCCTCTGGACGAGGTCTCGCTCGACATAGAGCAGGGCGAATTCCTGTCCCTGATGGGATCGAGCGGCACCGGAAAATCGACGCTGCTAAACCTGATCGCCAGCATCGATCGCCCCGATTCCGGCACGATCATCGTGGACGGGGTTGAGATTACGTCGCTGTCACGTTCCCAACTGGCTCACTGGCGGGCCGCGCACCTGGGTTATATTTTTCAGACGCACAACCTGGTGCCGGTGCTGACTGCTTATGAGAATGTTGAGCTGCCGCTGTTACTGTTGCCCCTGTCGCGGAGCGAACGGCGCAAACGGGTGGAAGTCGCGCTGGAAGCAGTTGACCTTCTGGACCGAGCCGACCATTACCCGCGTCAGATGTCCGGGGGACAGGAGCAGCGGGTGGGGATTGCCCGGGCGATCGTCAAGCATCCGCTGATTGTGGTCGCGGACGAGCCAACGGGGGACCTGGACCCGGAAACGTCGGATCAGATCCTGAACCTGCTCAAACGCCTGAATCGGGAGTTGGACATCACCATGTTGATGGTCACTCACGATGCGGAAGCTGCAACGGTCGCGGACCGGCAATTTTACCTCGACCATGGCAAGCTGGTACAGAGGCATCATGAGCAAGCGACGACTCTGGCAGGATCGGGCACCGGTATTGAGGAGACGCCATGA
- a CDS encoding ABC transporter permease — MKLLGYIVKSLWGHRSRTMLTVAGSAVALFVFCFIQSIQEGMRDLRQRQEANGSLIVFQANKFCPATSHLPQDYDQQISKFNGVKDVVPIQVFTNNCRASLDVVVFYGVPPQKLRTARDFEFLKGDWNEFETHQDAAIVGQAFAARRDIEVGDKFSIGDLSVNVAGIYRSDNPAEENYIYSHLEFLQRRQGANLVGTVTQLEVLLQPGADQEAISNQIDELYRAGPVETNTRSKGVFQAKSLGDLSQLIEMAHYLGLACVGLVLALVATTTLMSVEDRIQEHAVLRTLGFSGFKVFGVVLAESTLLSLAGGILGVGIALITLKLSSLSVGAEAVTVAFIPSYRLAGIGLLLALVTGVFAGVVPAWYASRTEIVPALRSV, encoded by the coding sequence ATGAAACTGCTGGGATATATTGTGAAATCATTGTGGGGGCACCGTTCTCGGACGATGCTGACTGTGGCCGGCTCCGCGGTGGCGCTGTTTGTGTTCTGCTTCATCCAGTCTATTCAGGAAGGGATGCGCGATCTCAGGCAACGGCAGGAAGCGAACGGCTCGTTGATCGTCTTTCAAGCGAATAAATTCTGTCCGGCCACCAGTCACCTGCCCCAGGATTACGACCAGCAGATCAGCAAATTCAACGGCGTCAAAGATGTGGTTCCGATTCAGGTCTTTACCAACAACTGCCGGGCGAGCCTGGACGTGGTCGTGTTTTACGGCGTGCCTCCTCAAAAACTGCGGACTGCACGGGACTTTGAATTTCTCAAGGGAGACTGGAACGAATTCGAGACACACCAGGATGCGGCGATCGTGGGCCAGGCGTTCGCAGCGCGGCGGGATATCGAGGTAGGCGATAAATTTTCGATCGGTGATTTGTCGGTGAATGTAGCCGGCATCTATCGTTCGGACAACCCGGCTGAGGAAAATTACATCTACAGCCATTTGGAATTTCTGCAGCGGCGACAGGGGGCGAACCTGGTGGGTACGGTGACGCAGCTGGAAGTGCTCCTGCAGCCGGGAGCGGATCAGGAAGCGATCAGTAACCAGATTGATGAACTCTATCGAGCCGGACCCGTAGAAACCAATACCCGTTCGAAAGGGGTCTTCCAGGCGAAGAGCCTGGGGGATCTTTCCCAACTGATTGAAATGGCACACTACCTGGGCCTGGCCTGTGTGGGACTGGTGCTGGCCCTGGTTGCCACCACGACGCTGATGTCGGTGGAAGATCGGATTCAGGAACACGCAGTGTTGCGGACGCTTGGCTTTTCCGGCTTTAAGGTTTTTGGCGTAGTACTGGCGGAAAGTACGCTGCTAAGCCTGGCAGGGGGAATTCTGGGAGTGGGAATCGCCTTGATTACGCTCAAACTCAGCAGTCTGTCAGTCGGGGCCGAGGCAGTGACTGTCGCGTTTATCCCCTCGTACCGGCTGGCGGGTATCGGCCTGCTGCTCGCGCTGGTCACGGGAGTGTTCGCGGGGGTCGTGCCGGCCTGGTATGCTTCACGCACCGAGATCGTACCGGCCCTGCGAAGTGTGTAG